The Esox lucius isolate fEsoLuc1 chromosome 5, fEsoLuc1.pri, whole genome shotgun sequence genome includes a region encoding these proteins:
- the LOC105023006 gene encoding glucagon-like peptide 2 receptor produces MSTPMVQPAWHRGRWARRSTALSPPLLLLLSSLQVVGSVLEELVLKRNEYSENCTRFLAENTFTGTGIYCNGTFDTFVCWPHSAPGNVSVPCPSYLPWITKNDSKSVYRECLANGSWRRQNNFTEVWRDETECVDPHYFKAEEEKVFRQAALRVISIIGYSVSLFSLFLATLLMGILRKLHCTRNYIHMNLFVSFMLRAMAVFMKEIVLYVMYTKPPSDDPGWNSYAYFNSVIAVLCKASRVSMEYFVVCNYFWLLVEAIFLHTLLFTAVVTNKRLLKRYMLVGWGTPLVFVVPWTVTKVFYENKGCWDHRNTWIWWIIRGPISLSVLVIFCIFVKILMLLLSKLKADQERFTDYRYSLAKATLVLIPLLGIHEVVFTFLVDECMEGSSRYARNFINLTLSSFQGFMVSVLYCFTNGEVQVELKKRWQLFQFSNHFQVTPCIDFKGVPLKHLWKCSRGRRPHSSQHSVSDEEGVGPPTHTHMLQVVLQREGGGEGDGGELAGWRERGRDMGGVEFHTRKSLSSSDGDMTLGETMEEILEESEF; encoded by the exons atgtccACACCAATGGTCCAACCAGCCTGGCACAGAGGGAGGTGGGCACGGCGGAGCACTGCACTCTCTCCTCcacttctcctgctcctctccaGTCTGCAG GTGGTGGGTTCTGTGCTCGAAGAGCTTGTCCTTAAACGGAATGAATACTCTGAGAACTGCACCAGGTTTTTGGCAGAAAACACATTCACTGGAACTG GAATCTATTGTAATGGGACATTTGACACATTTGTGTGTTGGCCCCACTCAGCCCCAGGCAACGTGTCAGTGCCTTGTCCCTCCTACCTGCCCTGGATCACAAAGA ATGATTCCAAGAGCGTATACAGAGAATGTCTGGCCAATGGGAGCTGGCGACGCCAAAATAATTTTACTGAAGTCTGGCGAGACGAAACAGAATGTGTTGACCCACATTATTTTAAAGCAGAG GAAGAGAAGGTGTTTCGTCAAGCAGCACTGAGGGTAATCTCCATCATCGGCTACTCTGtgtccctcttctccctctttctggcCACTCTGTTAATGGGTATACTCAG GAAGCTCCACTGTACGAGGAACTATATCCACATGAATCTGTTTGTGTCCTTCATGTTAAGAGCCATGGCTGTCTTCATGAAGGAGATTGTCTTATATGTTATGTATACCAAGCCACCCAGCGACGATCCAGGGTGGAACTCATATGCGTACTTCAACTCTGTG ATCGCAGTGTTGTGTAAAGCCTCCCGGGTTTCCATGGAGTATTTTGTAGTGTGTAACTACTTCTGGCTATTGGTTGAAGCAATCTTCCTTCACACCTTACTCTTCACAGCCGTGGTCACCAACAAACGTTTGCTCAAAAGATACATGCTCGTTGGCTGGG GTACTCCCTTGGTGTTTGTGGTGCCATGGACAGTTACCAAAGTTTTCTATGAAAATAAAGG GTGCTGGGACCATAGGAATACATGGATCTGGTGGATAATAAGAGGACCCATCTCTTTATCTGTCTTG GTGATTTTCTGCATATTCGTCAAAATACTAATGCTGCTACTCTCAAAGTTAAAAGCAGACCAAGAGAGATTCACAGACTACAGATACAG CTTGGCGAAGGCTACGCTAGTCCTGATTCCTCTACTGGGAATTCATGAGGTGGTTTTCACTTTCCTGGTAGATGAGTGTATGGAAGGAAGCAGCCGCTATGCCAGAAACTTCATCAACCTCACCCTCAGCTCTTTCCAG GGATTCATGGTTTCTGTATTGTACTGCTTCACCAATGGAGAG GTCCAGGTAGAGCTAAAGAAGCGCTGGCAGCTCTTTCAGTTCAGCAACCACTTCCAGGTCACACCCTGCATCGACTTCAAGGGCGTTCCCCTGAAACACTTGTGGAAGTGCTCCAGAGGCCGACGCCCCCACAGCTCTCAGCACAGCGTGTCAGATGAGGAGGGGGTTGggcctcctacacacacacacatgctgcagGTGGTCTTGCAgcgggaaggaggaggagagggagacggaggagaGCTagcagggtggagggagagagggagagatatggGAGGTGTGGAGTTCCATACCAGGAAAAGCCTATCAAGTAGCGATGGAGACATGACTCTGGGAGAGACCATGGAGGAAATACTGGAGGAGAGCGAGTTCTGA
- the pts gene encoding 6-pyruvoyl tetrahydrobiopterin synthase isoform X1, whose protein sequence is MILLKIISEYYGECDVDTRNEVVERIGYLTRVQIFSASHRLHSLSLSDEVNKKIFGKCNNPNGHGHNYKVEVTVRGKIDRHTGMVMNITDLKQHVEDVVMIPLDHKNLDKDVPYFSDVVSTTENVAVYIWDNMVKRLPADLLYEVKIHETDKNVIVYRGE, encoded by the exons AtgatattattaaaaataatatcaGAGTATTACGGAGAGTGTGACGTTG ATACTCGAAACGAAGTCGTGGAGCGCATCGGATACCTAACAAGAGTTCAGATTTTCAGCGCGTCCCACAGATTGCACAG CCTGTCGTTGAGTGATGAAGTAAACAAGAAGATATTTGGGAAGTGCAACAATCCCAACGGCCATGGACACAACTACAAAG tggaggtgaCCGTACGGGGAAAG ATCGATCGTCACACAGGCATGGTGATGAACATTACAGACCTGAAGCAGCACGTTGAG GATGTTGTCATGATCCCTTTGGACCATAAAAACCTTGATAAGGACGTCCCCTATTTTTCTGATGTTGTCAG CACAACGGAGAATGTGGCTGTGTATATCTGGGACAACATGGTCAAGAGGCTACCTGCTGATCTACTCTACGAGGTTAAGATCCACGAGACTGATAAGAATGTTATTGTATATCGAGGAGAATAG
- the pts gene encoding 6-pyruvoyl tetrahydrobiopterin synthase, which translates to MAQADTRNEVVERIGYLTRVQIFSASHRLHSLSLSDEVNKKIFGKCNNPNGHGHNYKVEVTVRGKIDRHTGMVMNITDLKQHVEDVVMIPLDHKNLDKDVPYFSDVVSTTENVAVYIWDNMVKRLPADLLYEVKIHETDKNVIVYRGE; encoded by the exons ATGGCGCAAGCAGATACTCGAAACGAAGTCGTGGAGCGCATCGGATACCTAACAAGAGTTCAGATTTTCAGCGCGTCCCACAGATTGCACAG CCTGTCGTTGAGTGATGAAGTAAACAAGAAGATATTTGGGAAGTGCAACAATCCCAACGGCCATGGACACAACTACAAAG tggaggtgaCCGTACGGGGAAAG ATCGATCGTCACACAGGCATGGTGATGAACATTACAGACCTGAAGCAGCACGTTGAG GATGTTGTCATGATCCCTTTGGACCATAAAAACCTTGATAAGGACGTCCCCTATTTTTCTGATGTTGTCAG CACAACGGAGAATGTGGCTGTGTATATCTGGGACAACATGGTCAAGAGGCTACCTGCTGATCTACTCTACGAGGTTAAGATCCACGAGACTGATAAGAATGTTATTGTATATCGAGGAGAATAG